In Hymenobacter sublimis, a single genomic region encodes these proteins:
- a CDS encoding bifunctional metallophosphatase/5'-nucleotidase: protein MQRREFLKHTGLGAATLGLLGVSALPTVAADKKATRLTILHTNDMHSRIEPFPDNAAQWAGLGGMARRAALIEQIRKQEPNVLLLDSGDIWQGTPYFNFFQGELEYKLMSQMAYDASTLGNHDFDNGLEGLQKQLPHATFPFLIANYDFSQTILAGKFQPYKVFDKQGVRVGVFGLGIEMAGLVADKNFGATKYLDPVATAKAMVAKLRGPEKCDLVICLSHLGYKYESAKIDDRKLAAQVSGIDLILGGHTHTFLEQPEPIASPNGRNTLVNQVGWSGINLGRLDYSFERGTRQPTVAATSVVPVQAA, encoded by the coding sequence ATGCAGCGTCGCGAATTTTTAAAACATACCGGCCTGGGCGCCGCTACTCTGGGCTTGTTGGGGGTTTCGGCCCTGCCAACGGTGGCCGCCGATAAAAAGGCTACCCGCCTGACCATCCTGCACACCAACGACATGCACTCCCGCATCGAGCCCTTCCCCGACAATGCCGCCCAGTGGGCTGGCTTGGGCGGAATGGCCCGGCGCGCGGCCCTGATTGAGCAAATCCGGAAGCAGGAGCCCAACGTGCTGCTCCTAGACTCCGGCGACATCTGGCAGGGCACGCCCTATTTCAACTTCTTTCAGGGGGAGCTGGAATATAAGCTCATGAGCCAGATGGCCTACGACGCCAGCACCCTCGGCAACCACGACTTCGACAACGGCTTAGAAGGGCTGCAGAAGCAGCTGCCCCACGCTACCTTCCCTTTTCTGATTGCTAATTACGACTTCTCCCAGACGATTCTGGCGGGTAAGTTTCAGCCTTACAAGGTGTTCGACAAGCAGGGCGTGCGGGTAGGCGTGTTCGGGTTGGGCATTGAAATGGCCGGACTGGTAGCCGATAAAAACTTTGGGGCCACGAAGTACCTTGACCCCGTAGCCACGGCCAAAGCCATGGTAGCCAAGCTGCGCGGCCCCGAAAAGTGCGACCTGGTGATTTGCCTTTCCCACCTCGGCTACAAATACGAAAGCGCCAAAATCGACGACCGGAAGCTGGCGGCCCAGGTAAGCGGCATCGACCTAATTCTGGGCGGGCATACCCACACCTTCCTGGAGCAGCCCGAGCCCATTGCCAGCCCCAACGGCCGCAACACCCTGGTCAACCAAGTTGGCTGGTCGGGCATTAACCTGGGCCGCCTAGATTACTCCTTTGAGCGGGGTACTCGCCAACCTACGGTAGCCGCTACCTCGGTAGTTCCCGTACAAGCCGCATAG
- a CDS encoding GH3 family domain-containing protein, whose amino-acid sequence MGLKSTLSRPLAAYIAHQYRQWQHDPIGTQQRVLRGLLSQGTRTSFGHDHDLASARTAQDLAARVPVRDYEGLAPYFNRVKAGEPNVLWPGKPLYLAKTSGTTSGAKYIPITTDSIPNHINGARDALLHYVHATGKSRFLDGKLIFLSGSPELETVGGIHTGRLSGIANHHVPAYLRRNQLPSYPTNVIEDWETKLDRIVEETVAQPMTLISGIPPWVQMYFDRIVQRAGRPVGEVFPQFDLFVYGGVNFEPYRKKLFDTIGRPVDSIELFPASEGFLAFQDEPGNPGLLLLLNAGIFYEFIPAERFFEPNPPHLTLADVELDKNYALVLNSNAGLWGYSLGDTVRFTQKYPFRVVVTGRIKHFLSAFGEHVIGEEVEQTLREAMQQHPEVEVVEFTVAPRVSDDPAVPSRHEWLIEFARPPHDPAAFAAALDAGLRQRNVYYDDLLRGSILASLLLTPLPAGAFQRYMKSLGKLGGQNKVPRLSNDRKVAEGLIPSGEDTISS is encoded by the coding sequence ATGGGCCTGAAATCTACCCTGAGTCGGCCCCTGGCCGCTTACATCGCGCACCAGTACCGGCAGTGGCAGCACGACCCGATTGGCACCCAGCAGCGGGTGCTGCGCGGGCTACTAAGCCAAGGCACCCGCACCAGTTTCGGCCACGACCATGACCTGGCCAGCGCCCGCACCGCCCAGGACTTGGCCGCCCGCGTGCCAGTGCGGGATTACGAAGGGCTAGCTCCGTACTTCAACCGGGTGAAGGCCGGGGAGCCAAACGTGCTGTGGCCCGGTAAACCGCTGTATTTGGCCAAAACCAGCGGCACTACCTCCGGGGCCAAGTACATTCCAATAACTACCGACAGCATTCCGAACCACATCAACGGCGCCCGAGATGCCCTGCTTCATTACGTGCACGCCACCGGGAAAAGTCGGTTTCTGGACGGGAAACTGATTTTCCTGTCGGGCTCCCCCGAGCTGGAAACGGTAGGCGGCATTCACACCGGGCGCCTCTCCGGCATTGCCAACCACCACGTGCCCGCTTACCTGCGCCGCAACCAGCTACCCAGCTACCCAACCAACGTCATTGAGGATTGGGAAACCAAGCTGGACCGCATTGTGGAGGAAACCGTGGCTCAGCCTATGACCCTGATTTCGGGGATTCCGCCCTGGGTACAGATGTACTTCGACCGAATTGTGCAGCGCGCGGGCCGGCCGGTGGGGGAGGTGTTTCCGCAGTTCGACCTGTTCGTGTACGGCGGCGTCAACTTCGAGCCCTACCGCAAAAAGTTGTTCGATACCATTGGCCGGCCCGTGGACAGCATCGAGCTGTTTCCGGCCTCTGAAGGGTTTCTGGCTTTCCAGGACGAGCCGGGCAACCCTGGCCTGTTGCTGCTCCTAAATGCCGGAATTTTCTACGAGTTTATCCCGGCCGAGCGGTTCTTCGAGCCCAACCCGCCCCACCTAACCCTGGCCGATGTGGAGCTGGATAAGAACTACGCCCTGGTGCTGAACTCCAATGCTGGCCTTTGGGGCTACAGCCTCGGCGACACGGTGCGCTTCACCCAGAAGTACCCGTTCCGGGTGGTGGTTACGGGCCGCATCAAGCACTTTCTCTCGGCTTTCGGCGAGCATGTCATTGGCGAAGAAGTGGAACAAACCCTACGCGAGGCCATGCAGCAGCACCCGGAAGTGGAGGTAGTGGAATTCACGGTAGCCCCCCGCGTCAGCGACGACCCTGCCGTGCCCTCCCGCCACGAGTGGCTCATCGAGTTTGCCCGCCCGCCCCACGACCCGGCTGCCTTTGCCGCCGCCCTCGATGCGGGCCTGCGCCAGCGCAACGTCTACTACGACGACCTGCTGCGGGGTAGCATCCTGGCTTCGTTGCTGCTCACGCCGCTACCCGCTGGGGCCTTTCAACGCTACATGAAAAGCTTGGGCAAGCTAGGCGGCCAGAACAAAGTGCCCCGGTTGAGCAATGATAGGAAGGTAGCCGAGGGCTTGATACCAAGCGGAGAAGACACTATTAGCAGTTGA
- the dnaA gene encoding chromosomal replication initiator protein DnaA — protein MLKDCRTVWANCLRVIKATIGEQSFRTWFQPIVPVQLHNNVLLIQVPSTYFYEFLEEHYVEELKRAIHQELGPEGRLEYSIVVDQGNAQQKPRTLNLPTTRKAAGPAAVVSHAATSLAASAMTGSARNTAAASVTPAPAPPTLRNPFEASKTIERDYLKSQLNTTYTFENYIEGDCNRLARSAGLAVANKPGTTSFNPLMVYGGVGLGKTHLVQAIGNHIKATNLDKFVLYVSAEKFTNQFIESLRSNAVQDFANFYLLVDILILDDVQFLSGKDKTQEMFFHIFNHLHQAGKQIVMTSDRPPRDLVGLEDRLLSRFKWGLTADLQSPDFETRMAIIQNKMQQDGIDIPPQVVEYLAHSVNTNVRELEGVLISLVAQSSLNRREIDLEMAKQALRHIIEEVEAEVNLDFIQKTCAEYFGVSLDLLKAKTRKKEVVTARQVAMYFAKEHTTHSLKSIGHHFGGRDHSTVIHSVQTVSDLIDSDKSFRSTIAELRKKFAGK, from the coding sequence ATGCTGAAGGATTGCCGAACCGTATGGGCCAACTGTCTTCGCGTCATCAAGGCAACAATTGGTGAGCAGAGCTTCCGAACATGGTTTCAACCCATTGTGCCGGTTCAGCTCCACAATAACGTCCTGCTGATTCAGGTGCCCAGCACCTACTTCTACGAGTTCCTGGAGGAGCACTACGTGGAGGAACTCAAGCGCGCCATTCACCAGGAACTGGGCCCAGAAGGGCGGCTGGAGTACAGCATTGTGGTAGACCAGGGCAATGCTCAGCAAAAGCCGCGCACCCTCAACCTCCCAACCACCCGCAAGGCCGCGGGACCAGCTGCTGTAGTTTCGCACGCCGCTACCTCGTTGGCGGCCAGCGCCATGACGGGCTCGGCCCGCAATACGGCGGCGGCTTCCGTAACGCCTGCCCCGGCGCCGCCTACCCTGCGCAACCCCTTCGAGGCCAGCAAAACCATTGAGCGCGACTACCTGAAGTCGCAGCTGAACACGACTTATACCTTCGAGAACTACATTGAGGGTGACTGTAACCGCTTGGCGCGTTCGGCGGGCCTCGCCGTTGCCAACAAGCCGGGTACTACCTCCTTTAACCCTTTAATGGTATATGGTGGGGTAGGGCTAGGCAAAACGCACCTGGTGCAAGCCATCGGTAACCACATCAAGGCCACGAACCTGGATAAGTTCGTGCTCTACGTGTCGGCCGAAAAGTTTACTAACCAGTTTATTGAGAGTCTGCGCTCCAATGCGGTGCAGGATTTTGCCAATTTCTACCTGCTGGTCGACATCCTGATCCTGGACGACGTACAGTTTCTCTCCGGCAAGGACAAAACTCAGGAGATGTTCTTCCACATCTTCAACCACTTGCACCAAGCGGGTAAGCAGATTGTAATGACCTCGGACCGGCCCCCGCGCGACCTAGTGGGCCTGGAAGACCGCCTACTCTCGCGCTTTAAGTGGGGCCTAACCGCCGACTTGCAAAGTCCTGACTTTGAGACGCGCATGGCCATCATCCAGAACAAGATGCAGCAGGATGGCATCGATATTCCGCCGCAGGTAGTGGAGTACCTGGCTCACTCGGTGAATACCAACGTGCGGGAGCTGGAAGGCGTGCTGATTTCTCTGGTAGCCCAGAGTAGCCTGAACCGCCGGGAAATTGACTTGGAAATGGCCAAGCAGGCCCTACGCCATATTATTGAGGAAGTAGAGGCCGAGGTAAACCTGGACTTCATCCAGAAAACTTGCGCTGAATACTTTGGTGTATCCCTGGATCTGCTCAAAGCCAAAACCCGCAAGAAGGAGGTAGTAACAGCCCGGCAGGTGGCCATGTACTTTGCCAAGGAGCACACTACTCACTCCCTCAAAAGCATCGGCCACCATTTCGGCGGCCGCGACCATAGTACCGTCATCCACTCCGTGCAAACGGTTTCGGACCTGATTGATTCCGATAAGTCTTTCCGCAGTACCATTGCGGAGTTGCGCAAGAAGTTCGCCGGTAAGTAA
- a CDS encoding 5'-nucleotidase C-terminal domain-containing protein produces the protein MQLLRSRLAALGLLTAVALAPACQRGAYLPKAQLAPVTAQPVGKTIPEDPKAAATIAPYRQRVTEQMTAVLGQAPVAIVKNNGESPLSNFVADIQRIRASRELKQPVELSVMTNGGLRAPIPAGPVTMGSVFELMPFENELVVLDAPGAVVQQLFDYAARIKMPVSGAVYAAVEGKPQDIRIEGQPFEPARTYTIAISDYLAGGGDNLTFFKTIKPRGTGVLLRTAIADYMREQTQQGKSIEASVDGRVK, from the coding sequence ATGCAACTTCTTCGTTCCCGCCTGGCTGCTCTGGGCCTGCTGACGGCCGTAGCACTGGCCCCTGCCTGCCAGCGCGGAGCCTACCTGCCCAAGGCGCAGCTGGCCCCGGTGACGGCCCAACCCGTTGGCAAAACCATCCCCGAAGACCCCAAAGCTGCCGCCACCATTGCCCCCTACCGCCAGCGCGTAACGGAGCAAATGACGGCCGTACTGGGCCAAGCCCCGGTAGCCATCGTCAAAAACAACGGGGAGTCGCCGCTGTCCAATTTTGTGGCCGACATTCAGCGCATTCGCGCCAGTCGGGAGCTAAAGCAGCCCGTGGAGCTCAGCGTCATGACCAACGGCGGCCTGCGGGCTCCCATTCCGGCTGGGCCCGTTACGATGGGCTCGGTGTTTGAGCTCATGCCCTTCGAAAACGAGCTGGTGGTGCTAGACGCTCCCGGCGCCGTAGTACAGCAACTTTTTGACTATGCTGCCCGCATCAAAATGCCGGTTTCCGGAGCGGTGTACGCTGCCGTTGAGGGCAAGCCCCAAGACATTCGCATCGAGGGGCAGCCGTTTGAGCCCGCGCGTACCTACACCATTGCTATTTCCGACTACCTAGCCGGCGGCGGCGACAACCTGACGTTCTTTAAAACCATCAAGCCCCGCGGGACCGGAGTGCTGCTGCGCACGGCTATTGCCGACTACATGCGCGAACAAACCCAGCAAGGCAAGTCCATTGAGGCCAGCGTTGACGGCCGGGTGAAATAG
- a CDS encoding OsmC family peroxiredoxin, with protein sequence MINQRGTAVWNGDIKGSGSITTQSGTVEAPYSVGARFEGQKGTNPEELVGAAHAGCYTMFLTSILTKEGKQVQQITTESKVTLDTSGEIPKIVKISLTTEGRVAGISQEEFQQYAETAKKNCPISQLLRAVPEMELASATLK encoded by the coding sequence ATGATTAATCAGCGGGGTACTGCCGTTTGGAACGGCGACATCAAAGGCAGCGGTAGTATTACTACCCAGAGCGGTACGGTAGAAGCTCCCTATTCCGTAGGCGCCCGGTTTGAAGGCCAGAAAGGCACAAACCCGGAGGAGTTGGTGGGAGCGGCCCACGCCGGCTGCTACACAATGTTCCTGACTAGCATTCTGACCAAGGAAGGCAAGCAGGTACAGCAGATTACCACCGAATCGAAAGTTACGCTCGACACGTCGGGCGAGATTCCTAAAATCGTCAAGATCAGCCTTACCACGGAAGGCCGGGTGGCGGGTATTTCGCAGGAGGAGTTTCAGCAGTACGCCGAAACGGCGAAAAAGAACTGCCCGATTTCGCAGCTTTTGCGGGCCGTGCCGGAAATGGAACTGGCTTCGGCTACTCTAAAGTAG